A genomic window from Triticum urartu cultivar G1812 chromosome 7, Tu2.1, whole genome shotgun sequence includes:
- the LOC125521673 gene encoding SEED MATURATION PROTEIN 1 yields MATSKEDIKHGTAQARLTVDDELRTGYFNGSPLEGGKIADSDPVDLFAQARHVADASPHQQQQQPRRDLGEEEGRKAGAEEPRAQARQGMGAGGRQLGRQ; encoded by the coding sequence ATGGCGACGAGCAAGGAGGACATCAAGCACGGCACGGCCCAGGCGAGGTTGACCGTGGACGACGAGCTCAGGACCGGCTACTTCAATGGCTCGCCGCTGGAGGGCGGCAAGATCGCCGACTCCGACCCCGTCGACCTCTTCGCCCAGGCGCGGCACGTGGCCGACGCCTCGCcgcaccagcagcagcagcagccgcgGCGTGATCTGGGGGAGGAGGAAGGGAGGAAGGCCGGGGCGGAGGAGCCGCGGGCGCAGGCGCGGCAGGGGATGGGCGCCGGTGGACGTCAGCTCGGGCGCCAGTAG
- the LOC125519937 gene encoding putative pentatricopeptide repeat-containing protein At5g52630 isoform X1: MFCPLVWLCSAGSLPSPMPPILLPPTPCAANSTSLPAGDAIPHRNRKPTTRRQRCRISVTTASSSSALSAAPALIANAPTPRAFSALFKAASSSSPSHSLGAQLHAQAVVRGFLGDGDNTILSTAILNFYASCREPDLARQVFDRMARRNAVTWNALIKGYAQAGRRDEALALFRCMRRQDRVAPDKYTFPALLSGIGRNRGGGCVQELGGAVHAQVVKSGLDKDPFVGASLVSMYAATGALEDVKAVFDDVDTLDPVVWSSMISAYVNCKEEEAALLTFYKMLCQDIKPRQFVYSSLFAICGSMSMLETGRQVHAHSLKNITDKDAAMTNALLTMYSDCGCIDDAWRVFNSNDVLDVISYNSMILALGQHARPKEAVELFKRMKFSGLIPDEVTLLNLLSAFNHAGLIHEGLHLFDSMLDMEGIKLTYQHYACVIDMLARSGEIEESMKTIKEMPFEAETSLWRIVLGACSKHGDIETGIKIAEMLFEMEPYEPTNYILLGNICARLGRWTEAEKVRSLMEKRGIDGDDAFSWIEMGQTTHRFGVDDRSHPISEEIYRNLDRLIGSIKAAGYVPDTSFATHSTEKDRREESLRYHCEKLAFAFGDLASPSGDTLRIMKNLRVCGDCHSAYKYFSLVTGRKIVLRDNHSAIFVVAQKCLKLQALHPQRFLYTKFQVFSSLMSSTLEQSILQPYTQCKQSLERRMRGK, translated from the exons ATGTTTTGTCCACTCGTTTGGCTCTGCTCAGCCGGTAGCCTTCCTTCACCAATGCCGCCAATTCTTCTTCCTCCAACCCCGTGCGCTGCCAATTCGACCTCCCTCCCCGCCGGCGACGCCATTCCTCACCGGAACCGAAAGCCGACAACGCGCCGCCAACGCTGCCGCATCAGTGTCACCACCGCGTCCTCTTCATCGGCCTTGTCCGCCGCCCCGGCCCTCATCGCCAACGCCCCCACGCCCCGCGCATTCTCCGCGCTTTTCAAGGCCGCCTCATCCTCCTCCCCCTCCCACTCCCTGGGTGCGCAGCTCCACGCGCAGGCCGTGGTGCGTGGCTTCTTGGGCGACGGGGATAACACCATCCTCTCCACCGCCATCCTCAACTTCTACGCCTCATGCCGGGAGCCCGACCTTGCGCGCCAGGTGTTCGACAGGATGGCACGCAGGAACGCCGTCACCTGGAACGCGCTCATCAAAGGGTACGCGCAGGCGGGCCGCCGGGACGAGGCGCTGGCGCTGTTCCGCTGCATGAGGAGGCAGGACCGTGTCGCCCCCGACAAGTACACGTTCCCGGCGCTGCTGTCCGGCATTGGCAGGAACCGTGGTGGCGGCTGCGTGCAAGAACTCGGGGGAGCCGTGCACGCGCAGGTAGTCAAATCCGGGCTGGACAAGGATCCCTTTGTGGGTGCTTCCCTCGTTTCTATGTACGCGGCTACAGGAGCACTGGAAGATGTGAAGGCCGTCTTTGATGATGTGGATACTTTGGACCCGGTTGTCTGGTCTTCTATGATCTCCGCGTATGTCAACTGCAAGGAGGAAGAAGCTGCTCTCCTTACATTCTACAAGATGTTGTGCCAAGATATTAAGCCGAGGCAGTTTGTCTACTCCAGCCTGTTTGCCATCTGCGGGAGCATGTCGATGCTGGAGACGGGCAGGCAAGTTCATGCCCACAGCCTGAAGAACATAACTGACAAGGATGCCGCCATGACAAATGCACTTTTAACCATGTACTCTGATTGTGGATGCATTGATGATGCATGGAGAGTCTTCAATTCGAACGACGTTTTGGATGTAATATCCTACAATTCAATGATTTTGGCTCTTGGGCAGCATGCACGCCCGAAAGAAGCAGTTGAACTTTTCAAGCGGATGAAGTTTTCTGGCTTGATACCTGATGAGGTCACCTTACTGAATCTTCTTTCCGCTTTCAACCATGCTGGTCTTATTCATGAAGGTTTGCATTTATTCGATTCCATGTTGGATATGGAGGGCATAAAACTGACGTATCAACATTATGCCTGTGTTATCGACATGCTGGCTCGATCAGGAGAAATCGAGGAATCCATGAAAACAATTAAGGAAATGCCCTTTGAAGCTGAAACATCCTTATGGAGGATTGTTCTTGGTGCTTGTAGCAAACACGGTGACATTGAAACGGGCATCAAGATTGCAGAAATGCTGTTTGAGATGGAACCTTATGAGCCAACAAATTATATACTACTTGGTAACATCTGTGCAAGATTAGGAAGGTGGACAGAAGCAGAAAAGGTTAGAAGTTTGATGGAAAAGAGAGGTATAGATGGGGATGATGCCTTTAGTTGGATCGAAATGGGCCAAACGACACATAGATTTGGTGTTGATGACCGTTCACACCCCATCTCCGAGGAGATATATAGGAATTTGGATAGGTTGATAGGTAGTATCAAGGCTGCAGGTTATGTGCCTGATACCAGTTTTGCCACACACAGCACAGAAAAAGACAGAAGAGAAGAATCACTACGTTATCACTGCGAAAAGCTGGCCTTTGCTTTTGGGGATTTGGCTTCTCCTTCTGGAGACACACTCCGCATCATGAAGAACCTCCGTGTTTGTGGTGATTGCCATTCTGCATACAAATACTTCTCCCTCGTCACAGGAAGAAAAATAGTACTGAGAGACAACCACAG TGCTATATTTGTTGTTGCCCAAAAATGTTTAAAGCTCCAAGCTTTACATCCCCAACGATTTCTTTACACGAAG TTTCAGGTCTTTTCGAGCTTGATGTCTTCCACACTGGAACAAAGTATTCTGCAACCATATACGCAGTGTAAACAATCATTGGAAAGGCGGATGAGAGGAAAATAA
- the LOC125519937 gene encoding putative pentatricopeptide repeat-containing protein At5g52630 isoform X2 — protein sequence MFCPLVWLCSAGSLPSPMPPILLPPTPCAANSTSLPAGDAIPHRNRKPTTRRQRCRISVTTASSSSALSAAPALIANAPTPRAFSALFKAASSSSPSHSLGAQLHAQAVVRGFLGDGDNTILSTAILNFYASCREPDLARQVFDRMARRNAVTWNALIKGYAQAGRRDEALALFRCMRRQDRVAPDKYTFPALLSGIGRNRGGGCVQELGGAVHAQVVKSGLDKDPFVGASLVSMYAATGALEDVKAVFDDVDTLDPVVWSSMISAYVNCKEEEAALLTFYKMLCQDIKPRQFVYSSLFAICGSMSMLETGRQVHAHSLKNITDKDAAMTNALLTMYSDCGCIDDAWRVFNSNDVLDVISYNSMILALGQHARPKEAVELFKRMKFSGLIPDEVTLLNLLSAFNHAGLIHEGLHLFDSMLDMEGIKLTYQHYACVIDMLARSGEIEESMKTIKEMPFEAETSLWRIVLGACSKHGDIETGIKIAEMLFEMEPYEPTNYILLGNICARLGRWTEAEKVRSLMEKRGIDGDDAFSWIEMGQTTHRFGVDDRSHPISEEIYRNLDRLIGSIKAAGYVPDTSFATHSTEKDRREESLRYHCEKLAFAFGDLASPSGDTLRIMKNLRVCGDCHSAYKYFSLVTGRKIVLRDNHSAIFVVAQKCLKLQALHPQRFLYTKVFSSLMSSTLEQSILQPYTQCKQSLERRMRGK from the exons ATGTTTTGTCCACTCGTTTGGCTCTGCTCAGCCGGTAGCCTTCCTTCACCAATGCCGCCAATTCTTCTTCCTCCAACCCCGTGCGCTGCCAATTCGACCTCCCTCCCCGCCGGCGACGCCATTCCTCACCGGAACCGAAAGCCGACAACGCGCCGCCAACGCTGCCGCATCAGTGTCACCACCGCGTCCTCTTCATCGGCCTTGTCCGCCGCCCCGGCCCTCATCGCCAACGCCCCCACGCCCCGCGCATTCTCCGCGCTTTTCAAGGCCGCCTCATCCTCCTCCCCCTCCCACTCCCTGGGTGCGCAGCTCCACGCGCAGGCCGTGGTGCGTGGCTTCTTGGGCGACGGGGATAACACCATCCTCTCCACCGCCATCCTCAACTTCTACGCCTCATGCCGGGAGCCCGACCTTGCGCGCCAGGTGTTCGACAGGATGGCACGCAGGAACGCCGTCACCTGGAACGCGCTCATCAAAGGGTACGCGCAGGCGGGCCGCCGGGACGAGGCGCTGGCGCTGTTCCGCTGCATGAGGAGGCAGGACCGTGTCGCCCCCGACAAGTACACGTTCCCGGCGCTGCTGTCCGGCATTGGCAGGAACCGTGGTGGCGGCTGCGTGCAAGAACTCGGGGGAGCCGTGCACGCGCAGGTAGTCAAATCCGGGCTGGACAAGGATCCCTTTGTGGGTGCTTCCCTCGTTTCTATGTACGCGGCTACAGGAGCACTGGAAGATGTGAAGGCCGTCTTTGATGATGTGGATACTTTGGACCCGGTTGTCTGGTCTTCTATGATCTCCGCGTATGTCAACTGCAAGGAGGAAGAAGCTGCTCTCCTTACATTCTACAAGATGTTGTGCCAAGATATTAAGCCGAGGCAGTTTGTCTACTCCAGCCTGTTTGCCATCTGCGGGAGCATGTCGATGCTGGAGACGGGCAGGCAAGTTCATGCCCACAGCCTGAAGAACATAACTGACAAGGATGCCGCCATGACAAATGCACTTTTAACCATGTACTCTGATTGTGGATGCATTGATGATGCATGGAGAGTCTTCAATTCGAACGACGTTTTGGATGTAATATCCTACAATTCAATGATTTTGGCTCTTGGGCAGCATGCACGCCCGAAAGAAGCAGTTGAACTTTTCAAGCGGATGAAGTTTTCTGGCTTGATACCTGATGAGGTCACCTTACTGAATCTTCTTTCCGCTTTCAACCATGCTGGTCTTATTCATGAAGGTTTGCATTTATTCGATTCCATGTTGGATATGGAGGGCATAAAACTGACGTATCAACATTATGCCTGTGTTATCGACATGCTGGCTCGATCAGGAGAAATCGAGGAATCCATGAAAACAATTAAGGAAATGCCCTTTGAAGCTGAAACATCCTTATGGAGGATTGTTCTTGGTGCTTGTAGCAAACACGGTGACATTGAAACGGGCATCAAGATTGCAGAAATGCTGTTTGAGATGGAACCTTATGAGCCAACAAATTATATACTACTTGGTAACATCTGTGCAAGATTAGGAAGGTGGACAGAAGCAGAAAAGGTTAGAAGTTTGATGGAAAAGAGAGGTATAGATGGGGATGATGCCTTTAGTTGGATCGAAATGGGCCAAACGACACATAGATTTGGTGTTGATGACCGTTCACACCCCATCTCCGAGGAGATATATAGGAATTTGGATAGGTTGATAGGTAGTATCAAGGCTGCAGGTTATGTGCCTGATACCAGTTTTGCCACACACAGCACAGAAAAAGACAGAAGAGAAGAATCACTACGTTATCACTGCGAAAAGCTGGCCTTTGCTTTTGGGGATTTGGCTTCTCCTTCTGGAGACACACTCCGCATCATGAAGAACCTCCGTGTTTGTGGTGATTGCCATTCTGCATACAAATACTTCTCCCTCGTCACAGGAAGAAAAATAGTACTGAGAGACAACCACAG TGCTATATTTGTTGTTGCCCAAAAATGTTTAAAGCTCCAAGCTTTACATCCCCAACGATTTCTTTACACGAAG GTCTTTTCGAGCTTGATGTCTTCCACACTGGAACAAAGTATTCTGCAACCATATACGCAGTGTAAACAATCATTGGAAAGGCGGATGAGAGGAAAATAA